In a single window of the uncultured Dysgonomonas sp. genome:
- the dnaB gene encoding replicative DNA helicase yields the protein MADANNKNQGRRKPKETNLLPDIGKVQPQARELEEAILGALMLEKDAYSLVSDILKPDSFYDTIHQIIYRAIVDLAVRQAPIDMLTVVEQLKKDGELETVGGPVYIAQLTEKVASAAHIEFHARIIAQKYLARELISFSSTITNKAFDETSDVDDLMQEAESKLFEISQGNVKKDVTQINPVIKEALNLLEIAANRPEGLSGLQTGFTPLDKITSGWQNSDLVIIAARPAMGKTAFVLSMAKNMAVSYGYPVALFSLEMSNVQLVNRLIVNTCEIPGEKIKNGQLLPYEWEQLDFKIKELYDAPLYIDDTPSLSVFELRTKARRLVREHGIKMIIIDYLQLMNASGMNYGSREQEVSMISRSLKGLAKELNIPIIALSQLNRGVEGRAGAEGKRPQLSDLRESGAIEQDADMVCFIHRPEYYKILEDDKGNSLIGLAEIIIAKHRNGATGDVLLRFKSEFARFQNVDDDYNFGAGQNFSSKINTDASAPSSGQDFQPMQGAGNDFVPF from the coding sequence ATGGCTGACGCAAATAACAAGAATCAGGGGAGACGAAAACCAAAAGAAACGAATTTATTACCTGACATAGGCAAAGTACAGCCTCAGGCGAGGGAACTGGAAGAAGCCATACTCGGAGCTCTAATGCTTGAGAAAGATGCATATTCGCTTGTTAGTGACATCTTAAAACCGGATAGCTTCTACGACACTATTCATCAGATAATATACAGAGCAATAGTTGACTTGGCTGTCCGTCAGGCACCTATCGATATGCTCACTGTTGTGGAACAACTAAAAAAAGACGGTGAACTGGAAACGGTTGGCGGACCGGTCTATATAGCCCAACTGACCGAGAAAGTAGCATCGGCTGCACACATCGAGTTCCATGCGCGTATCATTGCCCAAAAATATCTGGCAAGAGAGCTTATTTCCTTTTCATCCACGATCACCAATAAAGCTTTCGATGAAACATCCGATGTAGACGACCTGATGCAGGAAGCCGAAAGCAAGCTTTTCGAAATCTCTCAGGGTAATGTAAAGAAAGACGTAACCCAGATCAATCCCGTAATAAAAGAAGCTTTAAACCTGCTTGAAATAGCGGCTAACCGTCCCGAGGGACTTAGTGGCCTGCAAACCGGATTCACCCCTCTGGATAAAATAACATCGGGATGGCAGAATTCCGACCTTGTTATCATAGCTGCCCGTCCAGCAATGGGTAAAACTGCATTCGTGTTGTCTATGGCAAAAAACATGGCGGTAAGCTATGGCTATCCTGTGGCTTTGTTCTCTCTTGAAATGTCAAATGTACAGTTGGTTAACCGTCTGATCGTAAACACCTGCGAAATTCCAGGTGAGAAGATAAAGAACGGTCAGCTGCTGCCTTACGAATGGGAACAACTCGACTTTAAGATAAAAGAGTTATACGATGCTCCTTTATACATTGATGACACACCCAGCTTATCCGTATTTGAATTAAGGACAAAAGCCCGCCGTCTGGTTCGCGAACACGGTATTAAGATGATCATCATCGACTACCTTCAGTTGATGAATGCCAGCGGTATGAATTATGGAAGCCGTGAGCAGGAAGTGAGTATGATTTCCCGTTCATTGAAAGGACTGGCTAAAGAACTAAATATTCCCATCATTGCCCTGTCGCAGCTCAACCGTGGTGTGGAAGGCCGTGCGGGAGCAGAAGGGAAGCGACCACAATTGTCCGACCTCCGTGAATCGGGAGCCATAGAGCAGGATGCCGATATGGTTTGCTTTATTCACCGTCCAGAGTATTATAAAATACTGGAAGATGACAAAGGAAATTCACTTATTGGTCTGGCCGAGATTATCATAGCCAAACACCGTAATGGGGCAACCGGTGATGTATTGCTACGCTTTAAGAGTGAATTTGCCCGCTTCCAGAATGTTGACGATGACTACAATTTCGGTGCAGGGCAGAATTTCTCTTCTAAAATCAACACCGACGCTTCGGCTCCAAGTTCGGGTCAGGACTTTCAGCCAATGCAAGGTGCAGGAAATGATTTCGTGCCATTCTGA
- a CDS encoding DUF2268 domain-containing putative Zn-dependent protease (predicted Zn-dependent protease with a strongly conserved HExxH motif), whose amino-acid sequence MRNRVYLLTFIILSFIGCSGTTKKNSGLSQQEKITILRFDKDVYNYLQQPDAVKESGLKEKYPLLLPAFGRIAIDNSDPATFFPTLRDYFSHPALMQIYKDALTTFDNISAYEEELSNVSSLISQNLPEKKFPVFAMHVSGFRENTIIVNNLISISVDKYLGYNYTAYKDFFQPFERQQMQPEYLVRDYLKAWLMSDVVKSDIEDQTLLSAMVDEGKILYALSLLLPEKNADEIIGYTKAQMDWCKQNEKSTWQNIVKQNYLYSTDHMIITRFINDGAYTAIVSKDSPGRIGAWTGWQIIEQYAKKKGASLQNIIDMDAQTILKEAKYNP is encoded by the coding sequence ATGAGAAATAGAGTATATCTGCTGACTTTTATCATCCTGTCTTTCATTGGATGCTCAGGCACAACAAAGAAAAACAGCGGGTTATCGCAACAAGAAAAAATAACCATCTTACGTTTCGACAAAGATGTATACAATTATCTTCAGCAACCTGACGCCGTAAAAGAATCCGGATTGAAAGAGAAATATCCACTCCTGCTTCCTGCCTTCGGACGTATAGCCATAGACAATAGTGATCCTGCCACTTTCTTCCCTACCCTCAGAGATTACTTTTCCCATCCTGCACTGATGCAAATATACAAAGATGCATTAACTACTTTCGATAATATCTCTGCATACGAAGAAGAGTTATCCAATGTATCTTCACTCATATCACAAAATCTGCCGGAAAAAAAATTCCCTGTATTTGCCATGCATGTATCGGGTTTCAGAGAGAATACTATCATCGTAAATAATCTTATATCTATATCTGTAGATAAATATCTTGGATATAATTACACTGCATATAAGGATTTTTTCCAACCATTCGAGCGCCAACAAATGCAACCTGAATATTTAGTCAGGGATTATCTGAAAGCATGGCTAATGAGCGATGTTGTGAAATCGGATATCGAAGACCAGACTCTTCTATCAGCTATGGTAGATGAAGGAAAAATACTATATGCATTGTCCCTTTTACTCCCTGAAAAGAATGCGGACGAGATTATAGGATACACCAAAGCCCAGATGGACTGGTGCAAACAGAATGAAAAATCAACGTGGCAGAATATTGTAAAACAGAACTACCTCTATTCTACCGATCACATGATTATCACCCGTTTTATAAACGATGGCGCATATACAGCAATTGTATCAAAAGATTCTCCCGGAAGAATCGGAGCCTGGACTGGCTGGCAAATAATAGAGCAATACGCAAAAAAGAAAGGTGCTTCTCTTCAAAACATTATAGATATGGATGCCCAGACAATATTAAAGGAAGCTAAATACAACCCTTAA
- the tsaD gene encoding tRNA (adenosine(37)-N6)-threonylcarbamoyltransferase complex transferase subunit TsaD, whose product MITILGIESSCDDTAAAVIRDGLLLSNIISSQKVHENYGGVVPELASRAHQQNIIPVVDQALKKAGVNKNELTAIAFTRGPGLMGSLLVGTSFAKGLSSALNIPMIDVNHLHAHVLAHFIKEDKDDNNQPQYPFLCLLVSGGNSQIILVRSYKEMEIIGQTIDDAAGEAFDKCAKVMGLGYPGGPVVDRLAKEGDADKFKFNKPHISGYDYSFSGLKTSFLYLLRDELRKDPDFIDKNKADLCASLQKTIIDVLMEQLRKAAKDLGIKEVAVAGGVSANSGLRAAFEDHAKRFGWKIHIPPFGYTTDNAAMIAMTGYFKYEDKEFCPMEAAPFSRVVM is encoded by the coding sequence ATGATAACCATACTAGGCATAGAGTCGTCTTGTGATGATACTGCGGCAGCAGTTATCAGGGACGGTTTACTTCTATCTAATATAATTTCCAGCCAGAAAGTGCATGAGAACTACGGAGGTGTAGTTCCCGAACTGGCATCACGCGCACATCAGCAGAATATAATACCGGTTGTAGACCAGGCATTGAAAAAAGCGGGGGTAAACAAGAACGAACTGACGGCGATAGCTTTCACGCGCGGTCCCGGTCTGATGGGATCCTTGCTGGTAGGTACTTCTTTTGCTAAAGGACTATCTTCCGCGTTGAATATTCCGATGATAGATGTAAATCATCTGCACGCTCATGTGTTGGCTCATTTTATTAAGGAGGATAAAGATGATAACAATCAGCCTCAGTATCCTTTCCTGTGCCTGTTGGTGTCGGGTGGTAATTCACAGATTATCCTTGTCAGATCGTACAAGGAAATGGAGATCATAGGCCAAACAATAGATGACGCAGCTGGTGAAGCTTTCGACAAATGCGCCAAGGTGATGGGGCTGGGATATCCCGGAGGGCCTGTTGTTGACCGCTTGGCTAAAGAGGGTGATGCAGATAAATTTAAATTCAACAAACCTCACATATCGGGTTATGATTATAGTTTCAGTGGTCTGAAAACTTCTTTCCTGTATTTGCTCCGCGATGAATTGAGAAAGGATCCTGACTTTATAGATAAGAATAAAGCTGACCTTTGTGCTTCCCTTCAAAAAACGATTATCGATGTATTGATGGAGCAATTACGTAAAGCGGCCAAAGATCTGGGAATTAAAGAGGTTGCCGTAGCCGGTGGTGTGTCGGCGAACTCGGGACTTCGTGCTGCATTTGAAGATCATGCAAAGCGTTTCGGTTGGAAAATACATATACCTCCGTTTGGCTATACGACGGATAATGCAGCCATGATAGCTATGACAGGCTATTTCAAATATGAAGACAAAGAATTTTGTCCGATGGAGGCAGCGCCGTTTTCGAGAGTGGTAATGTAA
- a CDS encoding MarR family winged helix-turn-helix transcriptional regulator, which produces MMEYNFENSINHQIASVAAQLRRLAFRLISEKGLDITPEQWVILYYLWLDDGLSLSELTKKSKKDFANTTRIIDKLCTAKYVVKQKSITDSRSYNIFLLPRAESIRQEVITCWTEATAIFTNGLSEDEINIFLKLLAKVENNLSDAEKM; this is translated from the coding sequence ATGATGGAATATAATTTCGAAAACAGTATCAATCACCAGATAGCATCTGTTGCCGCCCAACTCCGGCGACTGGCATTCAGACTTATCAGTGAAAAAGGATTAGATATCACCCCTGAGCAATGGGTAATCTTATACTATCTATGGCTCGATGATGGCCTGTCTCTTAGTGAACTTACAAAGAAATCAAAGAAAGATTTTGCTAATACAACACGCATTATAGACAAATTATGCACCGCTAAATATGTGGTCAAGCAAAAAAGCATAACTGACAGCCGTAGCTATAACATATTTCTATTGCCTCGCGCCGAGAGCATCAGACAAGAAGTAATTACCTGCTGGACAGAAGCTACGGCAATATTCACCAACGGATTATCGGAAGATGAAATAAATATCTTTCTTAAGTTGTTGGCAAAAGTGGAGAACAATCTATCAGATGCGGAGAAAATGTAG
- a CDS encoding DUF169 domain-containing protein, with protein MKSTDLINKLQYAFGENIELPIAFWYSDIAEPVPQRVNGCYFKALDIVRKGAPICLDRETIGCMGGKFYTGFSEFPEERIPSFVSLKERYKKTPEMVKEFVENIGFSPTGKAYLHFSRIDNLDILDDIEGIIFFATPDVLTGLISWTLFDTNEPDAVSAPFGSGCSSTISQVVAENQRNGKRSFLGLFDPSVRPHVEANILSFAIPMSRLKEMYNTFEESCLVDTHAWGKVKARINDGI; from the coding sequence ATGAAATCTACTGATTTAATAAATAAACTGCAATATGCATTTGGTGAGAATATAGAATTACCTATAGCTTTCTGGTATTCAGACATAGCCGAACCTGTGCCACAAAGAGTAAATGGGTGCTATTTTAAAGCACTTGATATTGTACGTAAAGGCGCACCAATATGTTTGGATAGAGAAACAATCGGTTGTATGGGTGGCAAGTTTTACACCGGATTCTCTGAATTTCCGGAAGAACGGATTCCGTCTTTCGTCTCACTAAAAGAAAGATACAAGAAGACTCCGGAGATGGTCAAAGAGTTTGTAGAAAATATTGGCTTCTCTCCTACAGGCAAAGCATACCTTCATTTTTCACGAATAGATAATCTGGATATATTAGACGATATCGAAGGTATTATATTCTTCGCCACGCCTGATGTATTAACAGGATTGATTTCATGGACTTTATTCGACACCAATGAACCAGATGCGGTATCTGCTCCATTTGGTTCCGGATGCAGCTCCACTATTTCACAGGTAGTTGCCGAAAATCAAAGAAACGGCAAACGGTCATTTCTCGGACTGTTCGACCCATCGGTACGTCCTCATGTAGAAGCAAATATATTAAGTTTTGCAATACCAATGTCCCGCCTGAAAGAGATGTACAATACATTTGAAGAATCCTGCCTTGTAGATACCCATGCATGGGGCAAAGTTAAAGCGCGAATCAATGATGGAATATAA
- a CDS encoding M48 family metallopeptidase, with protein MSLYLSIILLVVVLDFVWTQYLAYRNRKRMSPEIPPLLEGIYDKDEYARQQAYQKINSRFGLYTSLFSFIVMLLVLSLGIFGWLNELLRQFINNEVILTLVFFGIVYIVNDIITLPFSYYATFVIEERFGFNKSTKAIFWFDQLKGLLLTTVLGGIILALLVWFYETLGTYAWLYAWGAVTVFSLFMTLFYSNIIVPLFNKQTPLEDGELRDAIEAFSREAGFSIKNIYVMDASKRSSKANAYFTGFGVKKRIVLFDTLINDLSTSEIVAVLAHEIGHYKKRHTLQGMCISILYTGIILFLLSWFLDNEAIALALGGKEASFHLGLIAFSVLFTPVSMIIGLFSSMHSRKNEYQADAYAAGFGLADSLISGLKKLSVKSLSNLNPDPLYVFFYYSHPTLLQRMEALMEIDDKK; from the coding sequence ATGTCTCTATACTTAAGCATTATCCTACTTGTAGTTGTCCTCGATTTTGTCTGGACGCAATACTTGGCGTATCGTAACCGTAAGCGGATGAGCCCCGAAATTCCTCCATTACTGGAAGGGATTTACGATAAAGACGAATATGCCAGACAGCAAGCCTATCAAAAGATAAACAGCCGCTTTGGCTTGTATACAAGCCTTTTCTCTTTTATCGTAATGTTACTGGTCCTGTCTTTGGGTATTTTTGGCTGGCTCAACGAGTTGCTGAGACAATTTATAAATAATGAAGTCATTCTTACTCTGGTTTTCTTTGGTATAGTATATATTGTGAACGATATTATCACTTTGCCATTCAGCTATTATGCTACCTTTGTGATTGAAGAACGCTTCGGATTCAATAAATCGACTAAAGCTATTTTCTGGTTCGACCAGTTGAAAGGTTTACTGCTCACAACTGTTCTAGGGGGCATTATACTGGCTCTTCTGGTATGGTTTTATGAAACTCTGGGTACATATGCATGGTTGTACGCCTGGGGGGCAGTAACCGTATTTTCTTTATTTATGACCTTGTTCTATTCCAATATTATAGTGCCTTTATTCAATAAGCAGACTCCGTTGGAAGATGGCGAACTCCGGGATGCAATCGAGGCCTTTTCCCGGGAAGCAGGTTTTTCGATAAAGAATATATACGTAATGGATGCATCTAAACGTTCCAGTAAAGCAAACGCTTATTTTACCGGCTTTGGAGTTAAGAAACGTATCGTATTGTTCGATACATTGATTAATGATCTTAGTACGAGTGAAATAGTCGCTGTACTGGCACACGAAATAGGTCATTATAAAAAGAGGCACACATTGCAGGGTATGTGCATATCCATCTTATATACAGGAATTATTCTTTTCCTGTTATCATGGTTCCTCGATAATGAAGCCATTGCTTTGGCATTGGGAGGGAAAGAGGCTTCCTTTCATTTGGGTCTGATTGCTTTCTCTGTTCTATTTACTCCGGTTTCGATGATTATAGGTCTGTTTTCGAGTATGCACAGCCGTAAGAATGAATATCAGGCAGACGCCTATGCTGCCGGTTTTGGCTTGGCAGATTCATTGATAAGCGGATTGAAGAAGCTATCGGTAAAGTCACTGAGCAATCTGAATCCTGATCCGCTATATGTATTTTTCTATTATTCACATCCGACTTTGCTGCAACGGATGGAGGCATTAATGGAAATTGATGATAAAAAGTAA
- a CDS encoding energy transducer TonB, whose product MRMYFTFPLFLSFYLCIYSQQNKEVRPFYVKNDTLIENRLLLDSKQLNEINIEEFTEPPIFISTEILPQFVGGDSVMEAFFNKNIRYPRTVTKGEVQGFVIARFVVLKDGKIDPRNIKIITSLSHDCDNEVVRLLHKMPSWMPGRQGGFPVPFYQTIGVYLGKKKLKTVRRLVPGEINVDECKWNGYHEIIEKRY is encoded by the coding sequence ATGAGAATGTATTTCACTTTTCCTCTATTTTTGTCTTTTTATTTGTGCATATATTCCCAACAGAATAAAGAAGTCAGACCATTTTACGTGAAAAATGATACACTCATAGAGAATCGGTTACTTTTGGATTCAAAGCAATTAAACGAAATAAATATTGAGGAATTCACGGAACCACCAATCTTTATAAGTACAGAAATACTCCCTCAATTTGTAGGCGGAGATAGTGTGATGGAGGCATTCTTTAATAAGAATATCCGGTATCCCCGTACAGTAACCAAAGGGGAAGTGCAGGGTTTTGTTATTGCAAGGTTTGTTGTATTAAAAGATGGCAAAATTGATCCACGAAATATAAAAATAATAACATCTCTTTCGCATGATTGCGACAACGAGGTTGTGCGTCTACTACACAAGATGCCTTCTTGGATGCCTGGAAGACAAGGAGGATTTCCAGTCCCTTTTTATCAGACTATAGGCGTTTATCTGGGAAAGAAAAAACTTAAGACAGTAAGGCGTTTGGTGCCAGGCGAAATTAATGTGGATGAATGCAAATGGAACGGTTATCACGAAATTATAGAAAAACGATATTAA